The DNA segment GATTTAAGCAAGTGGTTTTTCCTGCACCATTAGGACCAATAATAGCGTTAAATGAGCCCTGAATAATCTCTAAATTTAGGTGATCAATTAAATTTTTATGCTGTACAGTAAAGGTTAAATTTTCAGCCGCTAGAATAATACTCATCTTGCACCTCGCCACACTAAGAAACCTAAGAATGGGGCACCAATCATTGCTGTTAAAATACCAATAGGAAGTTCTGCTGGCATTATAATTGTACGAGAAATCACATCAGATAAGGTCAATAATATTGCCCCAAATAAAAAAGAAGCAGGCAGTACAACTCGATGATCACTTCCTACTAATTTACGCACAATATGAGGAACGACTAGCCCAATAAAACCTATTCCACCCGAAAATGCCACGCAAACTCCCACGAGCAAAGCGACTAATAGGATTTGACGTTTTTTGGCTTTTTCAATATCAAAACCTAAATGCCCTGCCACATTTTCACCCAGCATTAAGGCATTTAAAATTGCGGAATCTCGCCATAAAAGAGGAAGGGTAACAATACAAACTAAACTTAAAACAGCTAATTTTTCCCAATCAAAAGCGGTTAAACTTCCCATTCCCCAAAAAGCGATGGATCGTAATTGAATATCATCGGCGACATAAGTCAGTAAACCAGTTAAAGCCCCTGTTAAGGCACCAAAAGCAATACCTATTAACAGCATTGAAGAGATATTGAGTACACCGCCTCGTTTAGAGAAAGAATACAGTAACATCGTCATTCCCCAACCACCTAAAAAAGCAAAAAAAGGTAATGCAAAATTACTTGAAACAATGGAGAGAGGTAAAAATAAACTGCCTAAAACAATAAATAAGGTGGCAGAAAAGGAAGCGCCAGACATTACACCAATAATACCCGGATCAACAAGGGGGTTACGGAATAACCCTTGCATTACTGCCCCTGTAATCGCTAATGTACCAC comes from the Pasteurella atlantica genome and includes:
- a CDS encoding FecCD family ABC transporter permease; amino-acid sequence: MIDEYCSKYKKIFFSRTSIFSLFIFLLLFSIYLGCRIGAIEVENATIIRLLSGEATTTDNTIWQVLVNIRFPRVIAAVLVGGTLAITGAVMQGLFRNPLVDPGIIGVMSGASFSATLFIVLGSLFLPLSIVSSNFALPFFAFLGGWGMTMLLYSFSKRGGVLNISSMLLIGIAFGALTGALTGLLTYVADDIQLRSIAFWGMGSLTAFDWEKLAVLSLVCIVTLPLLWRDSAILNALMLGENVAGHLGFDIEKAKKRQILLVALLVGVCVAFSGGIGFIGLVVPHIVRKLVGSDHRVVLPASFLFGAILLTLSDVISRTIIMPAELPIGILTAMIGAPFLGFLVWRGAR